Below is a genomic region from Bacillus mycoides.
TACATTATGCCCCTACCTGTTGATCTGCACATATATTTAAAATGAATTGATGTCTTTCGATTTTTTCATTTACTTTACTCAATAATTCTTGCTGGATTTCTTTAAATAAAAATTGATAACTTGCATTCCATGTTGGTATAACGGATGAAAGGTCTAATAAATACTCTTTTTTCTTTTCTAGTTCTTGAATTGTTAAGAAAGTGTTCCCCATTCTTGGCATGTGTCGTCCCCCTATGTTTTTTTCTGTATATGTGTGAACGATTCTATAGTATTAATTATCGCATTTTTTGAGAAGGATTTCCAATTTTGTTTTATGATGTTAAAGGGGAAGTGTTATTTGAATAAAAAAAGAGACCCATTTGGGTCTCTTTCTAGGAAGCGATTCTGAACGAGCCGCTTCTGCTTTTAGATTAAAATACTTGTTCTACTTCAATAACGCCTGGTACTTCTTCAAGTAGTGCGCGTTCGATACCAGCTTTTAGTGTGATTGTAGAACTTGGGCAGCTTCCGCAAGCACCCATAAGGCGTAATTTTACGATACCTTCTTCAATGTCTACTAATTCAACGTCTCCGCCATCGCGAAGTAAGAATGGACGTAATTTATCTAATACTTCTAATACTTGTTCTTGCATATGTGGGTTTTCCATTTTTATCGACTCCTTTCATCAGTTTTATTATAATCAAGATAGAGGGGAAAATCTATTTTTTCTGTTCTTGTTTTATTGTCGAAATTTTTTATCATGTTTACAACGTGTTTTTTCAGTATAGGGGTAGGGAATAAGTTTGTAAAATGATGTGCTTATGTACTAAGATATCTGAATATACTGTTGAAACAAGAAGTGGGGGAGAAGAAATGGTTAATGTGCAAGTGTATGGGACGAAAGTAATTTGTGCGAGCTGCGTTGGAATGCCATCTTCAACAGAAACGTTTGAGTGGTTACAAGCGGCGATTGGTCGTAAATATGAAGGACAAGAAAATAAATTTAATTTCGAGTATATTGATTTTCAAGAAGAACAAGAAGATGAAGATAAAAAAGCATTCGCAGAGCGCGTAGTGGAAGAAGATCTATTTTATCCGGTCGTTCTTGTAAATGGAGAAATTGTTGGAGAAGGAAATCCTCGTTTGAAGGATGTTTACGAAGAAATCGAGAAATATTTATAAAGCAGGAAGCCTTTGCGAATTTGCGAAGGCTTTTTTTATTGGAGGGATAGATGTGGAGAATGGAATAAAACATGCTTTACCAGAAGAAGTAAAGCAATTAATGGAGCAGTACATAGTAGAATTAAAAGAAATTTTTTCGGATGAAAAAATAGTCGGGGTATATATTTACGGATCAATCGCGCTAGGAGCATTTCATATAGAAACGAGCGATGTTGACTTTGTTACGGTAATAAGTGATTCCGTGAATGAAGCTGAAAAACAACAAATTATAGAACTGCATAAAAAAAATAGTAAAAGTACGTTAGGTAAAAGAATGGATGGTATGTATATTCCGCTTGCTGATTTAGGGAAATACAATGATGAAATGAATGAGTACGTGTATTGTGCAGATGGTAAGGCTGATATTGGTCATTGGGATATTAACGCGGTCACATGGTGGACATTGAAAAATCAAGGTATTACAGTTAGCGGGAAAGAAGTAGAAGACCTTTCCTTTCAAATAAGGTGGGATGATGTAGTAAATACGATGAAATACAACGTAGAACAGTACTGGAGTGAAAAAGCGAAGCAACCATATTTATTTTTCATAGAAGAGTGGGTAGAATCAGCTGTCGTTACGATGGGACGCATTTTATATACGTTAGATCATAAAACAATTGTTTCAAAAGATAGAGGATTACAATACTTATTAGAACGTTCAGCGAAAGAATGGGAGCCTTTATTAAAAGAG
It encodes:
- a CDS encoding NifU family protein, whose product is MENPHMQEQVLEVLDKLRPFLLRDGGDVELVDIEEGIVKLRLMGACGSCPSSTITLKAGIERALLEEVPGVIEVEQVF
- a CDS encoding YuzD family protein, encoding MVNVQVYGTKVICASCVGMPSSTETFEWLQAAIGRKYEGQENKFNFEYIDFQEEQEDEDKKAFAERVVEEDLFYPVVLVNGEIVGEGNPRLKDVYEEIEKYL
- a CDS encoding nucleotidyltransferase domain-containing protein yields the protein MENGIKHALPEEVKQLMEQYIVELKEIFSDEKIVGVYIYGSIALGAFHIETSDVDFVTVISDSVNEAEKQQIIELHKKNSKSTLGKRMDGMYIPLADLGKYNDEMNEYVYCADGKADIGHWDINAVTWWTLKNQGITVSGKEVEDLSFQIRWDDVVNTMKYNVEQYWSEKAKQPYLFFIEEWVESAVVTMGRILYTLDHKTIVSKDRGLQYLLERSAKEWEPLLKEVERMRNNPKGKRKLSIWRRADMTKRYLLCLIEECRGKW